The following are from one region of the Sorghum bicolor cultivar BTx623 chromosome 2, Sorghum_bicolor_NCBIv3, whole genome shotgun sequence genome:
- the LOC8075048 gene encoding peptidyl-prolyl cis-trans isomerase FKBP16-4, chloroplastic, with product MELSVVPSLSLSPRRALPPLPARRAARRPAFACRCSCSADAASAVATRRWFASLLAAAAAAGVGVAGGRGEAGAVSTSRRALRASKIPDSEFTTLPNGLKYYDIKVGSGAQAVKGSRVAVHYVAKWKGITFMTSRQGLGVGGGTPYGFDVGNSERGNVLKGLDLGVEGMKVGGQRLIIVPPELAYGKKGVQEIPPNATIELDVELLSIKQSPFGTPVKIIEG from the exons ATGGAGCTCTCCGTCGTGCCATCCCTCTCGCTGTCCCCGCGCCGCGCCCTTCCGCCGCTCCCGGCCAGGagggcggcgcggcggccggccTTCGCCTGCCGCTGCAGCTGCTCCGCGGACGCCGCGTCCGCGGTGGCCACCCGGCGGTGGTTCGCCTCCCTCCTCGCCGCCGCAGCAG CGGCGGGGGTTGGCGTGGCCGGAGGCCGAGGGGAAGCCGGCGCGGTGTCCACCAGCAGGAGGGCG CTCAGGGCGTCCAAGATTCCTGACAGCGAATTCACCACCCTGCCCAATGGCCTCAA GTACTATGACATCAAGGTAGGAAGCGGGGCTCAAGCTGTTAAGGGATCCCGTGTTGCG GTACATTATGTGGCCAAGTGGAAGGGCATCACATTCATGACAAGCAGGCAGGGTCTTGGTGTTGGTGGTGGAACG CCATATGGATTTGACGTAGGCAATTCTGAGAGAGgcaatgttttaaaaggattGGATCTTGGGGTTGAGGGAATGAAAGTGGGAGGCCAG AGGTTGATAATCGTTCCTCCTGAACTGGCATATGGAAAGAAGGGGGTCCAGGAAATTCCTCCAAATGCAACTATTGAG CTGGATGTCGAGCTACTATCAATCAAACAAAGTCCATTCGG GACTCCTGTGAAGATCATTGAAGGATAG